The nucleotide sequence AACTGCAAGCGGAGAGTTTCCGTAAGCAGGCAGCTTTAGCTCGTTCTAAGCCCTGCCCATAATTGTCATTTCTCCTTGTCGCGATCTACTCCTCTCGTTTGCTCTCGATCTGCTTCCGAGTTCAGGAGGAATTTCCTGCAAAAAGAGCCTATGTAGTTGACATTTCACAGCTTACTGTTCCATCGGATACTTTGCCCTGACCTGAGCGAATTTCAAATCGAATTTGAGGAACCACAGAGGCACGAAAATCACGAAGGTTTTCATTTTTTGTGTCCTCTGTGCCTTCGTGGTTCGCCCGTTCTACGATCGGCTCTACCCAAGTCTCCTTCCCCTTCTTCGTCGAAAGCGCAAACGACCTAACTAACGGCATTTCACACCCACAAGTTGGGTTTGGGCATTTCACTGTTCTTGCCCACAACCAAGCAATTACCGTTGCTTCACCGCCTCCCTTTTCTGGAGGTAACTTTACTTTTGGATATAAATGCCCAATTCGCTTTTCTGCCTCATCTCGCATCCATTTTCCGTAATAGCGCACATCCTCCGCTAGACCCTGTGCCCCTTTCCATTGCCCCAGTTTCAGCTTTGCTTGTGCCTCTGGATTCACTGGAGGCATATCCTTAAACTTTGGCGGAATCTCAATCAACGCCTTGTTAATTAGTACCGCAACCGGGTTTAAGTCGCTAGCATGAGCCTCCAACCCTAACCGCTGTGCCTCCAACGGAATCGACCCCCCTCCCGCAAACGGGTCATAAACCGGAGGTGCATTTTCAGCCAGATAACACCGTACCGCTTCTGGCTCTGTTGGCGGCTCATCTCCCCGATTCCAGGCAATACTGCGGGCAATCTCTCGCTGCGCCGCAATCAACACGCCCGAATCAGGATTATTGATGTCATCCCACGACACCAAGCCTCGAATGACTTGTTTCGTGTTGCCTTTTTTATCCGTTTCGATGGTGATCCGCCCCAAAATATCAAATAATCGTTGGCGCTCGGCAATTTGTGATTCCTCAGTTGGAAACTTATCCACCCAACTCGATGGATCATCTACCAATGAAGCAAACAACACCGCCCTACAAGCCGCCAGCGGTCGCCGCGCCCACCAGAGATGCAAGGTAGACGGATGCCCATGCCGAATCGACTTTTCCCGGGCCGATTCCATATTGATCGCTTCTAGCGGTAGGGCAACTTCAATTAGCTTTTTGCGGTAGTTCATAAGATGGATAAGCTAGTGAGCTTGAGATTGGTTAGACATCAGCTGGGACTGGAGCAGGGGAATTAGCTCACGTGCCCAGCGAACAGTTTGAGCAACTTCTTTTGCTGTTGCAGGAGTCAGAGCATAATCTCCTGCATGTGCTACCGAATCCCTTAATTTTTCAATAGCCTTAAGTTTTCTCTCTACTGCCTTCTTCTGGCCAGGAAAGTTCCCTAGCTTCAGAACCGCATCTCGTTTGTCACAAAAATCAGTTGTACTAATGCGATCAATCGCCATGTTGCTCTTCTGGATTCCCTGCCACTTTTCATTAATCCTGTTTTGGCGACTATCACTAAGCTTACTTAGCCAGACCTGCTCATCCGGGTAACTTTGTCTCAGCCATTCGGCTAGAAGTAGCTCAACCGAAGTGATAAGCATGAATAAAGCGGGACGAACTGGGAGTTTTTGAAGATCACTAAGCGTTACAATGCCAGCAATCTTGCGTCCTTTTACAACCAAACAAAAAGGTGTTTGATCAGCCTCTGCTACAAAAGAGAGCAAACTGGCATCTGCTGAAATCAACATTGAAGGGTGAAGCTGCCTCATTACTGCTCTCACAAGCTCACTAGGATTAGAAGCTTCCTGGCGTACTAAAACTCCGATGACACTTTCAGATTCATCTTGAACTGGTACATAGTCAAAACCTTGCAAATCCGAGCGAGATAATACCTCCTCTACAGTGTTGTCTAGCTCGCAAGTTATGAGATCGAACGATGTAATTAGGGTGATGGGCATCCCTTCCTCCAATGCTGGGAGAATCTGAGTAACATCACCATCAATTGATTTGCTAGCCCAAATAGGAACCAGAGCGTTCTGTGTTTCGGAGTGTGTCGTTTCTATTTGGCTCATGCTGGCTCCTTTCCCTGCGACCATAACTCCTTCCAGTTATAGTTCACGCTGTCTGCCTTAAAATCTGGCTCCTTCTGAAAAGGATTGAGTACGTACCTCACCACACAACCGTTCTCGCCCACGTTATAAGTACCTTTCGGAGTGGGAACCTTAAATGCATCCCCTTCAGGAAACTCTTCAGACTCTGGCACTTGTACTAAGGCCAGCACAAAATTTTCCGGCTTATTCAGTGCCGTCAAAATTTCATTCTTAGTAACTGTGACTGTCTCTGCTCCTTTAATCCGTCCCTTCACCTCAATAAACCGCATCCGTCCAGGCTGCTCCCCGGTTCCTGGCACCCGCGACTCGATATCATAGCCACACTTCTCTCGGCTCACATCGCGGGGTTCATGACCCAATGCCCGCTCCGCTGCCATCACTGATTCCATTGCCAGCATCTCCACCCGCTTGGTTTCCCTGGCAAACAGTTCTGCTTCCGATTGCCGCTTACCTTGCGCCCGTTGCAAGAACCCGATCGGGATGATCAATGCGCCGCCCACCACCGGAGGCAGGGGTGCCAGTTTGCGCTCTTGCTCTAATTCCGTCAGGCGTTTTTGCAGACGCGACTCCAACTCATCCGCTCTGGCCCTGGCTTTAGCCGAATTGATCTTGGCGTTGACCTTGCCCACCGCTTCCTGCTGCTTTAACTGTTCTGCCTGCTGATCCCAGTAGTAGATCTCTTTAGTCAGTCGCTCCTTCACAGCCTTGATCGTCTTGGCAACCAGTTCTTCCTTGCGGTGTTTGACCTCCCGCAGATGCTCTGGCATCAACTGGGCGATCGCATATTTTGTTGCCTGAGGTTCCAAATTTTTTCTCAGCCAGTCTTGCTCTAAGGCTGAGGCAACAAAGCTTTTCTCTTCCTCCCGGAGCGGTCGGTAGTTCAAGTAAGGCGCATACCCGGCATTCTGAGTATTGCCTTCTGAGTCAATCTCCACATACTGCATACGGCGCGATACCACTCGACGTTTGCCGCTACTGTCAGTACTAGCATCTTGAATAGAGTGTTCCAGGTAAACCAGCGCCCGCAGTCTTTCTTCAAAATCGCTCTCATCTACCAGCACTGCCCCTTGCTTTAGCAAATCCCGATGTCGATCCAGCATGATTTCGGTGACCGCTTCTAGCAGCGGATGCCCCGGACAGACGAAAGCGGCAGGGGGCTTACCGGGAACATTAATTAGTCCCTTCTCAAAACAGATACGCTCATAACTACGCAGGATTGGTTCTCTCACCCCAATCTGCCGATCCTGACTGCGAATAGTGGCTGGAACATGAGTAATCTCGTACCGCTTAGGCTCTCGTTGTTTAGCAGTGCCACCCAATTGAGCAAATGCTTCTAAGAAGAAAGCAGCAATAAAGTGAGGCTGAAGCCGTCGTGCCTCTGCCCGATCCATATCCTCTCGAATTTGCTGCACTCTGGAGGCATCCATCGTGTCTCGCGCCAGTGCTCGCTCTTCCAGCAGTTCGCGCAACCGTTGCTGATCCAAACGGTCGGACACGACCTGATTTAGCTTTGCCCGGATGTTGGGACGATCGCCATAGCGAATCGCTTCAATCAGGAGGTCGCGAAGGTCTTTGCCTGCGATCGCTTTACCCAACACGTCAAAGACCTTGCCGCCTAATGCCTTCTGCTCCAGATCCAGCTTCCGCAGCAGGGTTAGGTACACCTCACCCTCACGGGTTTCCTCTGCAACCAGATTCCAAAGATGGCAGACCTCGGTCTGTCCAATTCGGTGAATCCGTCCAAACCGCTGCTCCAACCGATTCGGGTTCCAAGCCAGGTCATAGTTGACCATCAGATGCGCCCGTTGCAAGTTAATCCCTTCCCCAGCCGCATCCGTTGCTAGCAGCACTTGAACCGTTACATCCTGCTTAAAAGCCTCTTCTGCTTTCTTGCGCTGCTCGCGTCCCAGACCACCATGAATCATGACAACTGCTTCCGATCGGCCAATCAGCGTGCGAATGCGATCGGCGAGGTAGTTGAGCGTGTCACGGTGTTCAGTAAAGAGAACCAGTTTTCGGCGATGGCCATGCGCGTCAAATAACTCCACCTCATTTTGCAGCAGATTGGAGAGTTCTTCCCATTTCTTATCCTTGCCGCTCCGCTTGACCTTCAGTGCTAGTTGCTCGATCTGGTTCAGTTGCTCGATCTCTGCTTGTAGCTCAGCCACCGTCCGTGCAGCCGTCGCTTGGTCTACCACTTCCTCTTCAGTAGCTTCCCGCTCATCCTCTGGAACGTCATCAAAGTCGTCTTCCCAGTCCTCAAGATCAATCGTGCGCCCAAAATCAATCTGGGCAACCAGATCCTGTCTCAAAGATTCTTCCTCATGGAGCCGTTTCTGCAAGCGTTCCCGGCGACGATGGATGGATTGATAGATTGCTTCTGGGGACGATGCCAATCGCCGCTGTAGGATGGTCAACGCAAAGCCAACTGTGCCTTTGCGCCCATTATTCTCTAAGGCATCTGCCCGATTAAACTCTTCCCGTACATACTCTGTGACTTTGCGGTAGAGCTGATCCTCCAGATCTGAAAGGCGATAACCAACGGTATATGCTTTGCGCTCAGGGAAGAGTGGCTTACCATCAAACTTGAGCAGGTCTTCCTTCACTAACCGCCGCATCAAGTCTGAGGTATCGGTCGTGTTTGTACCGCCTCGGAATCGCCCTTCAAATCGATCGCTATCCAGCAATGCCATGAAAAGTTGAAAATCTTCTTCCTTCCCGTTGTGGGGCGTTGCTGTCATCAGTAGAAAATGACGGGTGATTTCTCCTAGCAGCTTGCCCAGCTTGTACCGCTTGGTTGGTTTGACCTCACCTCCAAAAAAGGAGGCAGACATCTTGTGGGCCTCATCACAGATGACCAGATCCCAATCAGTTTGGGCCAACTTTGCTTGTAGATCATCGCTTCGACTTAACTTATCTAAACGGGCAATTAGTAAAGGAATTTCTGTGAAGGCATTGCCCGTCCGTGCTGCCTCAATGCGATCATTCGTCAAAATTTCAAAAGGCAGCTGAAACTTCTGAAACAGTTCACCCTGCCACTGAGCCGCCAAGCTACCATACCAGGACATACAACCAAGCAGCGGTGCAAATCCCCTCGGATGAGCAGCTCTCGCATTAACAACCCTGCCATAATCGTCTTTCCGGCTCCAGGGTCATCTGCTAACAAACCTTAACGGTTGTCGGGGAATCATCTCCCCATAGAGGGTGTAATTAAAAGTAGCAGGTTAGGTCAAGCTGGATTTTGAGCAAGACTCGCCCAATAAGAGTGCCAATCCTGGTTTGTCCGCAGCACTCGTAAGGCTAACATTGCCTCAGCATGTTTAACACTCGGCGTTGCAGAATAGAAGTATGAATTGAGGCTATTCTTGATGCAATGTCCTGAGTGTGGTTCCACTCATATCCGTAAGAATGGGAAAAAGCGAGGTAAACAAAATCACATCTGCGTGACTTGCTCTCGCCAGTTTCTCGACCACTACGAGTCGCACCTAGGCTACTCGGATGAGGTCAAACGAGAATGCTTGAAGATGTACGTCAACGGCATGGGATTCCGTGGCATTGAACGAGTCAAAGGAGTGCATCACACCACTGTGATTAACTGGGTCAAACAAGTGGGTCAGCATCTCCCCGATGCTGATGACCCAGAAACAGTTCCGCAGGTCGGAGAACTGGATGAACTGGAAACCTTTGTCAGGGGTAAAAAAACAAAATCTGGCTCTGGACGGCAGTTGACCACTTCACCTGTGGAATTTTAGGGTGGGTGTTAGGGGACCATAGTGCCGAGACGTTTACTCCCTTATGGGCAGTTGTCGCTCAATGGCAGTGCTATTTCTATGTGACTGACGGATGGAGTGTTTATCCGGGTTTTATTCCAGAGGGGGACCAGATTGTGAGTAAAACCTATATGACCCGAGTCGAGTCAGAAAATACCCGCTTACGGCACTATCTGGCTCGTCTGCATCGCAAGACGTTGTGCTATTCCAAGAGCGAGGAAATGCTGAGACACTCGATTCGCTTGTTACTTCACTACTTGAGATTTTGGGATGTACCTGTTCCAGCTTAGTTCATACCCTCATTCAGCAACGCCCGACGGTCTACCTCCTTCTTCTCAAGGGTCGTTGTTTGTGTTGTGACAATCGGAATCATGCTCCCGTCCATCTCCACAATCAGGCAATCTACCCCATCATGTTCCGGTATCTCGGTTTTGAGTTGACGACGTTGCAAGTGTAAAACCTGCTCGGCGTGCCGTTGGGTAACCGCTTGGGCAGAACTCACGGGCACGCTAATGCCATGATGTTCTTGCAACTTTGGGGGAATTTGTCCAAACGGCACATCTGCTCCAAAATCAGTAATCACTCGTTGTAACGGCAGTGAATACCCACGACAACTAACTGCTGCTGCTTCACTAAAGGGTCGGGTAATCCCTTTGCCTTTGCCTTGGCTAAACAGTTGCTCTCTCACTTCAATGCTTCCGAAGCGGGTGTACCAATAGAGTCTTTTTTTCGAGTGCGTTGAGCGTAGGGATTGGTGTGAACAAACTCATCCTGTTGTATCTGATTTTGCCGGGTTGCCCATCCTTGCAAGGCTGCCTGTCCCAGTTGCTGAATTTCTTCAATCACTCGTTGTTCGGCTTCATTGGCTTTGACCAGATTTCCCTCGGCATTCTCCACTACTGACAACAAAGTCTCTATCCTGGCTTTCAGGTCAGGATGACGGTTTAACCGCTCTTCCAAGCTCTCAGACTCGGTTCCAGCACACGCTGAGTTGTCAGTTGATTCTTGGCTCATTGGATGATGCACCTGGCTCGTGAGAAATTTACTAAATCATAGCGATCCCAGTCCTGCAATTCCTGCTGCCACTTTTAATTGCACCCTTGAGCAGGGGAACCTCGATACGTTCGTCCGTTTGGCCCCACACATACTCACACAAGTCGCCCCACAACAGATGGCATTCATCCGCAAAGAAGACCACTAACGCCCCGCAGAGGATCTCACGCCGACGTGCCTCCAACCAGGCAGTAATTTCCTGTTTTTTTCTCGACCAACTCTGGGTCTGCCTGCGGATTGCGCTTTTGCGTTTTCTTCCAGCTAATCCCTGCTTGCTCAAACAGGGTGTAGTAACTTTGCTTGGAGTCAAACACCACCTCATACTCTTGCTCCAGGTGCGCTTGGAGTTCGGCCAGATTCCAATAATTCTTGTGCTTCAACCAGGCGATCGCGGCCTGTCGCTGCTCTGGTTTTAGGGACCCGACTGAGCCCGAGTATCTTAGTTTCAACCCAGCGACCCCCGACTGTTCGTAGCCCTGAGTCCATTTGCTAATGAAGCCTGAACTGACGCCCAAACTCTCACCAATCTCCCGATGCTTATGCCCTTGAAGAAACATCTGGACGGCGATCGCTCGCTTGAGTTCACGAGCATCGGGATTGGAGCGGATGAAGTCAGCCAGGTCGTCTAACATAAGTCATTGCAGGAATTGTTTACTTCCTTCTATATTCTCATAAATGGCTTAGGATTGCTATAGTGCTGAGCCCACTGATTGAAGACCTGAGCAAACAGCTGGAAATCTAATTCTAGAATCACCCGCCGAAAAGTTGAGTGGGAGGGCATACGACGAGGGAGCGGATGTCCCAGATGTTGGCAAACTTGGGCTCCATAGAGTTGACTGAACTCAGCTAGGGGACGGTAGCCCCAGTACCCGCACATGGCACCGACAATCAGCAGCAGCAAGATGAACCACAAGTCATGCCGCTTACCGCGAAGCTGACGAAACTCAGGCACGCTTTGCAGGAGTTCGACTAAAGACATGGCAAATCCTCAACTCTATCTTTAGCTTGCTTTTTCTATAGCCGTATGAAACAGCCCTGCCCCAAGAACGGGAGCAGGGAGATTGCTGGGTTGGGCTAAGTCTCGCCCGTTGTAGTGGTTTAATTCTCGCTGCCCGTGTGGGCAAACACACTGATGTGTTCATTGAGCAGTTAGGGGTCAGCTCCGAAGGAAAAACAGCGTGTAAGCAGTTGAATCCGGATGACTGGGGAGGGTACGAACGAGTGTTACCTGGTGAGATTCAGCACCATATTGGCAAAGACACAACCCAGCGATTAGAGCGCCCCAATGGAACGATACGGCAACAAACGGGAAGATGGCTAAGCCTGCGGCACGCTACGCGAACGACGACAGAATAAGTTTGGCAAGGTGTGGGAACAAACGAGAGTGACAACTCGCCTAGTGGTGAGCTACTTCAACTGGATCTGGCAACATAGCCGATTCAAAACCACAGCAGCACAGCGGGCAGGATTAACCACGCGATCGTGGAGCTGGCACGATATTTCCTCCTATCCCACAGTGATTTAATGCACTACCGAGAAGTCCAGCATTATGGCAACAGGGCTGAGCGGGAGCTAGCGATTCCCTCCGCCTGAATCGTTGAAAAGGCAGCTTCACCTAAAATCTGATGGGCTGAAGTGGTGGGATGGATGCCGTCCCAAAACAAAAACTGGTTGGGATTGCCACAGGCCTTAGAACCTGTGAGACAGGCACTGGTAACATTGCTGAAGCCAAACTTGGTTGGATTTGTAATTGCTTCTCGGTAAAGCGTATTGGCATCCAAGGTCGCAATCTGCAACTCAGGATGTTGCTGAGTCAAGACCTTGAGCGATCGCCGTAAGCCTTGATTATGGGCTTGAGTTAAAGCACTCAAAGTTCCCGCTTGACTGCCGTTACGAGTAGAAGGTAGTTGCCCCAAGTCGGGGAGATTCGCCACTAAGATTTGCTTAGCACCCACTTGATTGAGAGAGGCGATCGCCTGAGTGATGTTCTCGATCGGGCCAGTAGTACTGTTCACTCCCTGCAAATAATCATTCGCGCCTGCCCACAACACATACAAAGCTTTAGAATCTGCTTTCTGATGAGTTTGGGTAAATGATTTGACTTGGGTCAGGAGACCAGGCACTAAACTATTGCGATCGCTGCTGGTGGTAGCACCGCCATAGGCAAAGTTATTGGTTTGCGTACTAGATAAAAAGAGGCGATCGCCCAGATACTCGACCCAGACTCGACCGTTGGAGTAGCGTCCTTGGTAGTACGTGGGATGAGGCGGATACATGCCTCCAGTTGACCGGAACACGGTTCCTACATCCGAAAGACTGTCGCCAAACACATAGAGCTGATTGATGGGAGTGGAACCTTGAGTCGAGAGTGTCAGCGCAACCATAAAGCCCAAAAATGCCAGAATTACTGCTAAAAGCCCTTTTTTTATCACGTTCAAAATATTCCTATTCAAACCTCTGCTCAGAGAGCTAGGTTAGATCGCCCAAATTGGGGTCTGTCAGCATCTTGGGTTTGTCCTTGACACTAGATATCTACTCTAGCCAGTCCGTGGGTAGGCGTGGAGGGAACAAACCGTACTAGATCAGGAGGATCATTCTACTCGGTGGCTCTATGGGCAAGCTTGAAACAGAATCGCGCTGCAAATGTCGGTAGGGACAGGGTTGGATTTGGGAGGATGACTCGCGATCGCTAAATCTTCGGCAAAATAATCGTCTTGTTGTCCTTGGCTCGTGTAGTCTTCCAAGCCACCTGTTGAGTAAGTCATGATGCGTCAACTCCTAAATCTTCAAAGCCATCTCAGCTCGATGCCGTGCTATCCAGACCCAAGCCCATTGAAAAGCGATGCCTGCTCGTTGGGCAACTTGTTCGTCTTCCTGACGATCCCCCACATACAAGCAGTTTTCGGGTAATTGATTATGCCTGACCATTGCCAACTTCAGCATACCGGGATTAGGTTTGCGGTACTGGCGGAACCATTTGGTTTGACTGTGGTTGTGGACATTATGACGAGTTACCCGGAAACACTTTCTGCCTTCAAAGTCAGGACAGAAGTAGATTTCTTTCAGTTGCGGAATTAGTTGCAGGGTATA is from Trichocoleus desertorum ATA4-8-CV12 and encodes:
- a CDS encoding HAD-IIIA family hydrolase, with the translated sequence MILLLDLDGTIREPLDGQLYVQHPQDQQIIAGADIAIQSYSPDLIIVGITNQGGVAAGHKSIKQCIQEQQYTLQLIPQLKEIYFCPDFEGRKCFRVTRHNVHNHSQTKWFRQYRKPNPGMLKLAMVRHNQLPENCLYVGDRQEDEQVAQRAGIAFQWAWVWIARHRAEMALKI
- a CDS encoding winged helix-turn-helix domain-containing protein, which encodes MLDDLADFIRSNPDARELKRAIAVQMFLQGHKHREIGESLGVSSGFISKWTQGYEQSGVAGLKLRYSGSVGSLKPEQRQAAIAWLKHKNYWNLAELQAHLEQEYEVVFDSKQSYYTLFEQAGISWKKTQKRNPQADPELVEKKTGNYCLVGGTSA
- a CDS encoding IS1 family transposase, coding for MPQEREQGDCWVGLSLARCSGLILAARVGKHTDVFIEQLGVSSEGKTACKQLNPDDWGGYERVLPGEIQHHIGKDTTQRLERPNGTIRQQTGRWLSLRHATRTTTE
- a CDS encoding IS1 family transposase (programmed frameshift), yielding MQCPECGSTHIRKNGKKRGKQNHICVTCSRQFLDHYESHLGYSDEVKRECLKMYVNGMGFRGIERVKGVHHTTVINWVKQVGQHLPDADDPETVPQVGELDELETFVRGKKNKIWLWTAVDHFTCGILGWVLGDHSAETFTPLWAVVAQWQCYFYVTDGWSVYPGFIPEGDQIVSKTYMTRVESENTRLRHYLARLHRKTLCYSKSEEMLRHSIRLLLHYLRFWDVPVPA
- a CDS encoding transposase family protein; the encoded protein is MSLVELLQSVPEFRQLRGKRHDLWFILLLLIVGAMCGYWGYRPLAEFSQLYGAQVCQHLGHPLPRRMPSHSTFRRVILELDFQLFAQVFNQWAQHYSNPKPFMRI
- a CDS encoding DUF1156 domain-containing protein — translated: MNYRKKLIEVALPLEAINMESAREKSIRHGHPSTLHLWWARRPLAACRAVLFASLVDDPSSWVDKFPTEESQIAERQRLFDILGRITIETDKKGNTKQVIRGLVSWDDINNPDSGVLIAAQREIARSIAWNRGDEPPTEPEAVRCYLAENAPPVYDPFAGGGSIPLEAQRLGLEAHASDLNPVAVLINKALIEIPPKFKDMPPVNPEAQAKLKLGQWKGAQGLAEDVRYYGKWMRDEAEKRIGHLYPKVKLPPEKGGGEATVIAWLWARTVKCPNPTCGCEMPLVRSFALSTKKGKETWVEPIVERANHEGTEDTKNENLRDFRASVVPQIRFEIRSGQGKVSDGTVSCEMSTT
- a CDS encoding SGNH/GDSL hydrolase family protein; translated protein: MVALTLSTQGSTPINQLYVFGDSLSDVGTVFRSTGGMYPPHPTYYQGRYSNGRVWVEYLGDRLFLSSTQTNNFAYGGATTSSDRNSLVPGLLTQVKSFTQTHQKADSKALYVLWAGANDYLQGVNSTTGPIENITQAIASLNQVGAKQILVANLPDLGQLPSTRNGSQAGTLSALTQAHNQGLRRSLKVLTQQHPELQIATLDANTLYREAITNPTKFGFSNVTSACLTGSKACGNPNQFLFWDGIHPTTSAHQILGEAAFSTIQAEGIASSRSALLP